The Gymnodinialimonas sp. 57CJ19 genome includes a window with the following:
- the ctrA gene encoding response regulator transcription factor CtrA, with amino-acid sequence MRVLLVEDDPTTSRSIEMMLKHANLNVYATDLGEEGMDLAKLYDYDIILLDLNLPDVSGHDVLRHLRTARVETPILILSGLDDPENKLKGFGFGADDYLTKPFHREELVARIHAIIRRSKGHAQSVINTGKISVNLDAKTVDVGGTPVHLTGKEYQMLELLSLRKGTTLTKEMFLNHLYGGMDEPELKIIDVFICKLRKKLSEATGGNTHIETVWGRGYVLRDPVSAADMNMDMAATG; translated from the coding sequence ATGCGAGTATTGTTAGTCGAAGACGATCCCACCACTTCGAGGAGCATCGAAATGATGCTCAAGCACGCGAACCTTAACGTGTATGCGACCGATCTTGGTGAGGAAGGGATGGACCTGGCGAAGCTGTATGATTACGACATCATCCTTCTGGACCTGAACCTGCCCGATGTTTCTGGTCATGATGTCCTTCGCCATTTGCGCACAGCTCGGGTGGAAACGCCAATCCTCATTCTTTCCGGGCTTGATGACCCCGAAAACAAATTGAAGGGTTTCGGTTTCGGGGCCGATGACTATTTGACCAAACCGTTCCACCGCGAAGAACTGGTTGCCCGAATTCACGCCATCATCCGACGCTCCAAAGGCCACGCACAATCGGTGATCAATACCGGTAAGATTTCTGTAAACCTTGATGCGAAGACAGTCGATGTGGGCGGCACGCCGGTCCATCTGACGGGCAAAGAATACCAGATGCTTGAACTGCTATCCCTGCGCAAAGGCACGACGCTAACCAAAGAGATGTTCTTGAACCATCTCTATGGCGGAATGGATGAGCCTGAGCTGAAGATCATCGACGTTTTCATCTGCAAACTGCGCAAAAAACTGTCGGAAGCGACCGGTGGGAATACACACATCGAGACGGTCTGGGGCCGCGGGTACGTTCTGCGTGATCCGGTTTCTGCTGCCGATATGAACATGGACATGGCCGCCACTGGATAA
- a CDS encoding DUF1153 domain-containing protein translates to MYIRKIQGPHAVSLPDGSTMTRSDLPSPDTTRWVASRKAAVVRAVAHGLLSAEEAIRTYSLSEEELSCWTDAVEKHGEKALKTTAIQKFRETE, encoded by the coding sequence ATGTATATCAGGAAAATCCAAGGGCCGCATGCAGTGTCACTGCCTGACGGCAGCACAATGACGCGATCTGATCTGCCGTCGCCGGACACAACGCGGTGGGTGGCCAGCCGAAAAGCGGCGGTGGTGCGCGCGGTCGCCCATGGTCTGCTCAGCGCGGAGGAGGCGATTCGCACCTACTCCCTTTCGGAAGAGGAACTTAGCTGCTGGACAGACGCCGTGGAGAAGCATGGAGAAAAAGCGCTCAAAACAACGGCCATACAGAAATTCCGTGAAACCGAATAA
- the mnmA gene encoding tRNA 2-thiouridine(34) synthase MnmA: MALDRPHGLNSLGFAKAPADTRVVVAMSGGVDSSAVAAQLADEGYDVVGVTLQLYDHGAALAKKGACCAGLDIRDAARVAETMGFPHYVLDYENVFKDAVIDEFADSYLAGATPVPCIRCNERVKFKDLLETAKDLDADCMATGHYIQRKMGAHKAELHSAADAARDQSYFLFSTKQEQLDFLRFPLGHLESKAETRALAAKYGLSVADKPDSQDICFVPNGNYAAVIEKLRPGAADPGDIVDMEGNVLAQHRGVIHYTIGQRRGLGIGGLEDPLYVVKLDPDTRQVIVGPKEMLSTRTVPVREINWLGDVPFDSQESWELEVKIRSTRPPRSAVIRPLSATEAEVELIVAEEGVSPGQACVFYAPEGGRIFGGGWIHRG, from the coding sequence ATGGCTCTCGACCGCCCCCACGGCCTGAATTCTTTAGGTTTTGCCAAAGCTCCCGCCGACACCCGAGTTGTGGTGGCGATGTCTGGCGGGGTGGATTCGTCCGCCGTTGCCGCGCAATTGGCCGATGAAGGCTATGATGTGGTGGGTGTCACCTTGCAGCTTTACGACCACGGCGCGGCGCTGGCCAAGAAAGGTGCGTGTTGCGCCGGCCTCGATATTCGCGACGCCGCGCGGGTGGCCGAAACGATGGGCTTCCCCCATTACGTGCTGGATTACGAGAACGTCTTCAAGGACGCCGTGATCGACGAGTTCGCCGATTCCTACCTTGCTGGCGCCACCCCGGTGCCCTGTATCCGCTGCAATGAGCGGGTGAAGTTCAAGGATCTGCTGGAGACGGCAAAAGACCTCGACGCCGATTGCATGGCGACGGGACACTATATTCAACGCAAAATGGGCGCCCACAAGGCCGAGTTGCACTCCGCCGCCGATGCCGCGCGCGACCAGTCGTATTTCCTGTTTTCGACCAAGCAAGAGCAGCTCGATTTTCTGCGCTTCCCCTTGGGGCATCTGGAAAGCAAGGCCGAGACCCGCGCGCTGGCCGCGAAATACGGGTTGAGCGTGGCCGACAAGCCAGACAGCCAGGACATCTGCTTCGTTCCCAACGGCAATTACGCCGCCGTGATCGAGAAACTGCGCCCCGGCGCGGCCGACCCCGGGGACATCGTCGACATGGAGGGCAACGTGCTGGCGCAGCACCGGGGTGTGATTCACTATACCATCGGGCAACGGCGCGGGTTGGGGATCGGCGGTCTGGAAGACCCGCTCTATGTGGTAAAGCTGGACCCGGACACGCGGCAAGTGATCGTCGGCCCGAAAGAAATGCTCTCGACCCGCACGGTGCCTGTGCGAGAGATCAACTGGCTCGGCGACGTGCCGTTCGACAGCCAGGAGTCATGGGAGTTGGAGGTCAAAATCCGCTCTACCCGTCCGCCCCGTTCCGCGGTGATCCGCCCGCTTTCCGCCACCGAGGCGGAGGTTGAGCTTATCGTGGCCGAGGAAGGCGTCAGCCCCGGTCAGGCCTGCGTGTTCTACGCCCCTGAAGGCGGCCGCATTTTCGGCGGCGGCTGGATTCACAGGGGCTAA
- a CDS encoding DMT family transporter yields MSSPDATPLRAIVLILIGMACISVNDMLIKFLSGGYALHQMVFIRSVIGIVVTSVFVWFEGGWQILKTDRPGLHLMRAALIVSANMLYFAGLSVMPLGVATALFFVAPLFITLLAIPVLGEKVGRHRLTALLIGFVGVAVMMLPANDWSEIPRAAMLLPIIAAACYAGMQVMTRKLGAKSAASAMAIYIQLAFIVVSVVSFFAVGHGRYAEGVESESLIFLLRAWIWPAPDDIWKFIVLGVTSALIGYSLSAAYRIGNAATVASYEYAALPMAIFLGWLVFGERPGWVMLLGTALIAGAGLYVFARERRSSGIGPAAERPIRRG; encoded by the coding sequence ATGAGTTCCCCCGACGCCACGCCGCTGCGCGCCATTGTGCTGATCCTGATCGGCATGGCCTGCATCTCGGTCAACGACATGCTGATCAAGTTCCTGTCTGGCGGCTATGCGCTGCATCAGATGGTGTTCATCCGCTCGGTCATCGGCATTGTAGTCACCAGCGTTTTCGTCTGGTTCGAGGGCGGCTGGCAGATTCTCAAGACGGATCGTCCCGGCCTGCACCTCATGCGGGCGGCGCTGATCGTTTCGGCCAACATGCTGTATTTCGCGGGTCTTTCCGTCATGCCGCTGGGGGTGGCGACGGCGCTGTTCTTCGTGGCGCCGCTGTTCATCACGCTGCTGGCCATTCCTGTTCTAGGCGAGAAGGTGGGCCGCCACCGTCTGACGGCCCTTCTCATCGGGTTCGTGGGCGTGGCCGTCATGATGCTGCCCGCCAATGACTGGTCCGAGATCCCCCGCGCGGCGATGTTGCTGCCGATCATCGCGGCTGCGTGCTATGCGGGCATGCAGGTGATGACCCGGAAGTTGGGCGCAAAATCCGCAGCCTCGGCCATGGCGATCTACATCCAGTTGGCCTTCATCGTGGTTTCGGTCGTGTCATTTTTCGCCGTGGGCCATGGCCGCTACGCCGAGGGCGTGGAAAGCGAAAGCCTTATCTTCCTTTTGCGTGCCTGGATATGGCCCGCACCGGACGACATCTGGAAGTTCATCGTCCTTGGCGTGACCTCGGCGCTGATCGGCTACTCGCTGTCGGCAGCCTACCGGATCGGCAATGCGGCAACCGTGGCCTCCTACGAGTACGCAGCCCTGCCGATGGCGATCTTCCTGGGGTGGCTGGTTTTCGGAGAGCGCCCCGGTTGGGTCATGCTGCTTGGCACCGCCCTGATCGCTGGCGCGGGCCTCTATGTTTTCGCCCGAGAGCGCCGAAGTTCAGGCATTGGGCCCGCCGCAGAACGCCCCATTCGCCGCGGATAG
- a CDS encoding pirin family protein yields the protein MSWNPILDTHYPIGTDVDAIETVIVPRARDLGDFEVRRALPAPKRQMVGPFIFFDQMGPAEFLTGQGVDIRPHPHIGLSTVTYLFEGKFHHRDSLGTDQWIEPGAVNLMTAGHGITHSERVDGEMLNAPYTLSGLQTWIALPKDVEDGNPAFAHAAKGDLPLLEAEGKQLRLILGDAYGEVAPVQTPSRMFYADALLEAGAALPMPEDHEDRGAYVLDGSVTVAGQEFERGQMMVFRPGDKIAMTAGGQGARVMILGGDTMDGPRHIWWNFVASSRDKIDAAKEAWREGDWMHGRFQLPPTDNAEHVPLP from the coding sequence ATGAGCTGGAACCCCATCCTCGACACGCATTATCCTATCGGCACCGATGTGGACGCGATTGAGACAGTGATTGTCCCTCGGGCCCGTGACCTCGGTGATTTTGAAGTGCGCCGCGCGTTGCCCGCGCCAAAGCGGCAGATGGTCGGGCCGTTCATCTTTTTCGATCAGATGGGGCCAGCGGAATTTCTGACCGGGCAGGGGGTGGATATCCGGCCCCATCCCCATATTGGCCTGTCCACGGTGACGTATCTGTTTGAGGGCAAGTTTCACCACCGCGACAGCTTGGGCACCGACCAATGGATTGAGCCGGGAGCAGTGAATCTGATGACGGCAGGCCACGGGATTACCCATTCGGAGCGGGTGGACGGCGAGATGCTGAACGCGCCCTACACGCTGTCGGGGCTTCAGACATGGATCGCGCTGCCCAAGGACGTGGAAGACGGCAATCCGGCATTTGCCCATGCCGCCAAAGGTGATCTGCCGCTGCTCGAGGCCGAGGGCAAGCAACTTCGCCTGATCCTTGGCGATGCCTACGGAGAGGTGGCACCGGTTCAAACGCCCTCGCGCATGTTCTACGCCGATGCTCTGCTAGAGGCGGGCGCGGCGTTGCCCATGCCCGAAGATCACGAGGATCGCGGCGCTTATGTGCTCGACGGATCGGTGACGGTGGCCGGACAAGAGTTTGAGCGGGGTCAGATGATGGTGTTTCGCCCCGGCGACAAGATTGCCATGACCGCAGGCGGGCAGGGCGCAAGGGTAATGATCCTGGGTGGAGACACCATGGACGGCCCACGCCATATCTGGTGGAATTTCGTGGCGTCCTCGAGGGACAAGATAGACGCGGCGAAAGAGGCGTGGCGAGAGGGGGATTGGATGCATGGCCGGTTCCAGCTGCCCCCCACCGACAATGCCGAGCACGTTCCGCTTCCCTGA
- a CDS encoding histidine phosphatase family protein, with product MRDLPPLYILRHGETTWNREGRCQGHLDAPLTELGRTQAAQQGRIIADHILPRYPEISVWVSPLGRAKSTWAIAAEASGLASRAVRSEPRLAEVHMGDWQGRRRDDFLAEDPAARAHPNLFELSLNTPGGESYDALRSRLVECLHQVNQPTICVTHGITSLVLRGLILGLPREEMADLGHDQGIVYRLNEGAEHRLEASSQK from the coding sequence ATGCGTGACCTTCCCCCCCTCTATATCCTGCGCCATGGCGAGACGACGTGGAACCGCGAAGGTCGCTGCCAAGGCCATCTGGACGCGCCGCTCACGGAATTGGGCCGCACCCAGGCCGCGCAACAGGGGCGGATCATTGCGGATCATATCTTGCCGCGTTATCCCGAAATCTCGGTCTGGGTCAGCCCCCTTGGGCGCGCGAAAAGCACCTGGGCGATCGCGGCAGAGGCCTCAGGGCTGGCGTCGCGCGCCGTCCGGTCCGAACCGCGTTTGGCCGAGGTCCACATGGGCGACTGGCAAGGCCGCCGGCGCGACGACTTTCTGGCCGAAGACCCCGCGGCCCGGGCCCACCCGAACCTGTTTGAGCTGTCCCTCAACACACCCGGCGGCGAAAGCTACGACGCCCTGCGTTCGCGGCTGGTTGAGTGCCTGCACCAAGTGAATCAGCCCACCATCTGCGTCACCCACGGCATCACCTCCTTGGTGCTGCGCGGGCTGATCCTGGGACTACCCCGCGAAGAAATGGCCGATCTGGGACACGATCAGGGCATCGTTTACCGTTTAAATGAGGGGGCAGAGCACCGATTAGAGGCTTCATCGCAGAAATGA
- the soxR gene encoding redox-sensitive transcriptional activator SoxR — MSGKMSTDLSVGQMAERAGVAVSTLHFYEAEGLIRSARNSANHRRYERKELRRVAIIRTAQSVGVPLSEIKALFDGLPKGKISAADWAHAATQWADRLDDQIETLLRLRDQMGACIGCGCLSMTACPLYNPDDRIAAKGAGPRRWNGGPEDRAEMDTSFEKAQGDA, encoded by the coding sequence ATGTCCGGTAAGATGTCCACCGACCTCAGCGTCGGCCAAATGGCTGAGCGTGCTGGTGTCGCCGTGTCCACGCTGCATTTTTACGAGGCCGAAGGGCTGATCCGCTCGGCCCGCAACAGCGCCAACCACCGCCGTTATGAGCGCAAGGAGCTGCGCCGCGTCGCCATCATCCGCACCGCGCAATCGGTCGGCGTGCCCCTGTCCGAGATCAAAGCCCTGTTCGATGGCTTGCCAAAGGGCAAGATCAGCGCCGCCGATTGGGCCCATGCCGCAACCCAATGGGCGGACCGTCTGGACGACCAGATCGAAACGCTGTTGCGCCTGCGCGATCAGATGGGGGCGTGCATCGGCTGCGGATGCCTGTCGATGACGGCTTGCCCCCTGTATAACCCCGATGACCGCATTGCCGCCAAAGGGGCTGGCCCAAGGCGATGGAACGGCGGGCCTGAAGATCGGGCAGAGATGGACACAAGCTTCGAGAAAGCCCAAGGCGATGCGTGA
- a CDS encoding TRAP transporter fused permease subunit: protein MVTDTEVPTEPAPQPAFVLRVIAVIGIALSLFQLYAAGVQPLGLFFQRPIHLGFILVLCFLIYPAFGRDRPRGVLGWIIDGTLICAGIVAGAWVPVNIDTIANQIFPRTIDVWIGVMTIVVVLEGARRAVGLGMTIIGAGFIAYAFAGRRGELPFLADWLPGILNHRGYSLERLSSQMTLGAEGIFGIPLGVAATFVFIFVLFGAFLEVTGAGKFFIDLAYAATGRQRGGPAKAAVIASAGMGSISGSAIANVVTTGAFTIPLMKKLGYRPAQAGGIEAAASTGGQIMPPLMGAGAFLMSEFTRVSYVDIVLVSIFPAVLYFGTVYLLVHIAAVKQGMKGLSVADLPRTREVLAEGWHFLLPLVALIALLVAGYSPMRVGFYAILSIIAAASARALWTFAASGPTTAGFIAMCRKGLSLTLEALELGARNAVAVSMACAVAGIVVGVVGLTGLGLKFSAMMIAFSGGNIVLALILVLLASLILGMGLPVTAAYIVLIILVGPALTEQFGMPILIAHLVVFWYSQDSNVTPPVALAGFAGAAIAGSKPMETSVQAWKYAKGLYLIPLFMVFNPEIIMGGEVPVVIWSGAIAVLGLAAFAAALEGYLWAPMPMWMRVALVPGVVALFWPNFTVEVVGAVLIVILLALNWWQARGAQPPAGPETSAA from the coding sequence ATGGTCACCGACACAGAAGTCCCGACCGAACCCGCACCGCAACCAGCGTTTGTGCTGCGTGTGATTGCCGTGATCGGCATCGCGTTGTCGCTGTTTCAACTGTATGCGGCGGGCGTGCAGCCTCTGGGTCTGTTCTTCCAGCGCCCCATTCACCTCGGGTTCATTCTGGTTCTGTGTTTCCTGATCTACCCCGCCTTTGGCCGTGACCGTCCGCGCGGCGTGTTGGGGTGGATCATTGACGGCACGTTGATCTGCGCCGGGATCGTCGCGGGCGCTTGGGTGCCGGTGAACATCGACACCATCGCCAACCAGATTTTCCCGCGCACCATCGACGTGTGGATCGGCGTGATGACCATCGTTGTGGTGCTCGAAGGGGCACGCCGCGCCGTGGGCCTTGGCATGACGATCATCGGCGCGGGGTTCATCGCCTACGCCTTTGCGGGCCGGAGGGGAGAGCTGCCGTTTCTGGCCGATTGGTTGCCCGGCATCCTGAACCATCGCGGCTATTCGCTAGAGCGTCTTTCAAGCCAGATGACCTTGGGCGCAGAGGGCATTTTCGGCATCCCCTTGGGCGTTGCGGCGACGTTTGTGTTTATCTTCGTGCTGTTTGGCGCGTTTCTGGAAGTCACCGGCGCGGGCAAGTTCTTCATTGATCTGGCCTATGCCGCGACGGGGCGGCAACGGGGCGGCCCGGCGAAAGCGGCCGTGATCGCCTCGGCTGGCATGGGATCAATCTCGGGATCGGCGATTGCCAATGTGGTGACCACGGGCGCGTTTACCATTCCGCTGATGAAAAAGCTTGGCTACCGTCCGGCGCAGGCCGGCGGGATCGAGGCTGCAGCCTCCACCGGCGGGCAGATCATGCCGCCGCTCATGGGGGCAGGGGCCTTTCTGATGAGCGAGTTCACGCGGGTGTCCTATGTGGACATCGTGCTCGTCTCGATCTTCCCGGCGGTTCTGTATTTCGGCACGGTTTACCTGCTGGTCCATATCGCTGCGGTAAAACAGGGCATGAAGGGCTTATCCGTGGCGGACCTGCCCCGAACCCGCGAAGTGCTGGCCGAAGGGTGGCATTTCCTGCTGCCCCTTGTGGCGTTGATCGCGCTGTTGGTGGCGGGCTATTCGCCCATGCGCGTGGGCTTCTACGCAATTCTGTCGATCATCGCCGCCGCCTCGGCCCGTGCGTTGTGGACCTTCGCGGCCTCTGGCCCGACGACGGCGGGCTTTATCGCCATGTGCCGCAAGGGGCTTTCGCTGACGCTGGAGGCGCTGGAACTGGGCGCACGCAACGCGGTCGCCGTGTCCATGGCTTGCGCCGTTGCGGGCATTGTCGTGGGGGTCGTGGGGCTGACCGGCTTGGGCCTGAAGTTCTCGGCCATGATGATCGCGTTTTCCGGCGGCAACATCGTCTTGGCGCTGATCCTCGTGCTGTTGGCCAGCTTGATCCTTGGCATGGGCCTGCCGGTGACGGCGGCCTATATCGTGTTGATTATCCTAGTCGGCCCCGCCCTGACCGAGCAGTTCGGCATGCCGATCCTGATCGCCCATCTGGTGGTGTTCTGGTACTCGCAGGACAGTAACGTGACGCCCCCCGTGGCGCTCGCGGGCTTTGCGGGGGCAGCGATTGCCGGGTCAAAACCGATGGAGACAAGCGTTCAGGCGTGGAAATACGCCAAGGGGCTCTATCTGATCCCGCTGTTCATGGTCTTTAACCCTGAGATCATCATGGGCGGCGAGGTGCCGGTCGTGATCTGGAGCGGCGCGATTGCCGTTCTTGGCCTTGCCGCCTTCGCCGCAGCGTTGGAGGGCTACCTTTGGGCCCCTATGCCGATGTGGATGCGGGTGGCCTTGGTGCCCGGCGTCGTCGCGCTGTTCTGGCCGAATTTCACGGTGGAAGTCGTGGGGGCGGTGCTGATCGTGATCTTGCTGGCGCTCAACTGGTGGCAGGCGCGGGGTGCACAACCACCCGCAGGTCCGGAGACCTCAGCCGCCTAG
- a CDS encoding DUF1850 domain-containing protein, translating to MRDTTVRGGLFALLLLCVAGPGAADDLVATHEDGREITRLSVPEGTEWCVLWHHSVEGFEVTDCYENREGRMVLVHSHLPDFAAGLDHIPGRGTQVSDGQGGYFILDIDEPVPGDAYVLRPGLGPVDHRLRVGDTIVSLSAVAPRERVRIALVRSAE from the coding sequence ATGCGTGACACGACTGTAAGAGGGGGGCTTTTTGCCCTCCTCCTGCTATGTGTGGCCGGCCCCGGTGCTGCCGATGACCTTGTCGCCACCCATGAGGATGGCCGGGAAATTACGCGACTATCGGTCCCCGAGGGGACGGAATGGTGCGTGCTCTGGCATCATTCGGTCGAAGGGTTCGAGGTCACCGATTGCTATGAGAACCGCGAAGGGCGGATGGTGCTGGTGCACTCGCATTTGCCGGATTTCGCCGCAGGGCTCGATCACATTCCCGGCCGGGGCACGCAGGTGTCTGACGGGCAGGGCGGATATTTCATTCTCGATATTGATGAGCCCGTACCGGGGGACGCCTATGTGTTGCGTCCGGGTCTGGGGCCTGTCGATCATCGGTTGCGGGTGGGCGATACGATTGTGTCCCTCTCCGCTGTTGCCCCGCGAGAGCGGGTGCGGATCGCTTTGGTAAGGAGCGCTGAGTAA
- a CDS encoding TAXI family TRAP transporter solute-binding subunit, whose protein sequence is MFNHLIRKPVCLLGTAALAAITFAAPAVAQEQLSIATGGTGGTYYPVGGGLAEIVNNHVEGYSATAEVTGASVENMGLIATGDADLAIALADTVAHAYNGTGNFDGQQLPMVRGLASLYANMVHIVTLEGSGITSLSDLAGMRVSVGAPGSGTEVNASAILGANGISYDDIDEQRLNFNETADALANGDIDAGFWSVGAPTSSILNLATTQDIVILSLSEDELAASMGAHSTFATTTLPGGSYNGVDADVAVLGIPNVLTVSSEMSDDLAYALTQAMFENIAELQAVHPAANETTVEFTMSATPIPLHPGALRYYDEIGADVPDHLRE, encoded by the coding sequence ATGTTCAATCACTTGATCCGCAAGCCCGTATGCTTGCTTGGAACGGCGGCGCTGGCCGCGATTACATTTGCTGCGCCGGCAGTGGCACAAGAACAACTGTCGATCGCCACGGGCGGCACAGGCGGGACGTATTACCCCGTCGGCGGCGGTCTGGCCGAGATCGTTAACAACCACGTCGAAGGCTATTCGGCGACCGCAGAAGTCACCGGCGCATCGGTCGAGAATATGGGCCTGATTGCCACCGGCGACGCCGATCTGGCGATTGCCTTGGCCGATACGGTCGCCCATGCCTACAACGGCACCGGCAACTTTGACGGTCAGCAACTGCCCATGGTGCGCGGCCTCGCCTCGCTTTACGCCAACATGGTGCACATCGTGACCCTTGAGGGCAGCGGCATCACCTCGCTTTCCGATCTGGCGGGCATGCGCGTTTCCGTTGGCGCGCCCGGGTCCGGTACGGAAGTGAACGCTTCTGCGATCCTTGGGGCCAATGGCATCTCTTACGATGACATCGACGAACAGCGCCTGAACTTCAATGAGACCGCCGATGCGCTGGCAAACGGCGATATCGACGCGGGCTTCTGGTCCGTTGGGGCGCCGACGTCGTCGATCCTCAACCTGGCCACGACGCAAGATATCGTGATCCTCAGCTTGTCCGAGGACGAATTGGCCGCTTCCATGGGCGCTCACAGCACCTTTGCGACCACCACGTTGCCCGGCGGCAGCTACAACGGCGTGGACGCCGATGTGGCCGTTCTGGGTATTCCCAACGTCCTGACCGTATCGTCCGAGATGTCGGACGATCTGGCCTACGCCCTGACCCAAGCGATGTTTGAAAACATTGCCGAATTGCAGGCCGTGCACCCCGCAGCGAATGAAACCACGGTCGAATTCACCATGTCGGCCACGCCGATCCCGCTGCACCCCGGTGCCCTTCGTTACTATGACGAAATCGGCGCGGATGTGCCGGACCACCTGCGCGAGTGA
- a CDS encoding HU family DNA-binding protein encodes MATKATRKRKSTSAGPRRSSALGTTAAAKTTAPASPEPATPEVATPEAGAAVTPPAPEDVTAAPSGSADDDRLKRPDLIEAVAKRVSLKRSEVKMVFDVVLDEIGKAMDASDEVVVPPLGKLMVKKRMEKPNGDMLTVKLKRAAADPAAGDVAPLADVDEDS; translated from the coding sequence ATGGCGACGAAAGCAACGCGCAAACGCAAATCCACCTCCGCAGGTCCGCGCCGATCAAGCGCGCTTGGCACCACGGCGGCGGCCAAAACCACGGCCCCCGCGTCGCCCGAACCCGCGACACCCGAAGTTGCGACACCCGAAGCTGGGGCCGCAGTCACGCCGCCCGCCCCTGAGGACGTAACCGCCGCCCCAAGCGGCTCTGCCGACGATGATCGCCTCAAGCGCCCCGACCTGATCGAGGCGGTGGCCAAGCGCGTGTCCCTGAAACGGTCCGAGGTGAAAATGGTCTTTGACGTGGTGCTTGATGAGATCGGCAAGGCGATGGACGCCTCCGATGAGGTCGTGGTGCCGCCTTTGGGTAAGTTGATGGTAAAAAAGCGCATGGAAAAGCCCAATGGCGACATGCTGACAGTCAAGCTCAAACGCGCCGCAGCAGACCCCGCCGCCGGCGACGTGGCCCCCCTTGCAGACGTGGATGAGGACAGCTAA
- a CDS encoding polysaccharide deacetylase family protein, with product MEYKIKRRSLIAGATAGLFAPLVARPSHGQGLPLTFAGRGPITRAEAATVTRIPSGQPLVAMTFDDGPHPSLTPLLLDMLAARGIRATFYVIGRNAERHPQILQRMVDEGHEVGNHTWSHPNLHGYSDAALLSQIDRTSRAVFDAVGRSPVTMRPPYGNLYARQRLLLYHQRGMPTILWSVDPLDWQRPGSSIVAQRIVGNCHRGAVILAHDIHRATVRAMPQALDGIIGRGYRFVTMSELIGWPRWDRRRFRLLDATA from the coding sequence GTGGAATATAAAATTAAACGCAGATCATTAATTGCAGGGGCTACGGCGGGCCTTTTCGCGCCGCTTGTCGCCCGCCCCAGTCACGGGCAGGGCTTGCCTCTAACCTTCGCCGGGCGCGGTCCGATCACCCGGGCCGAGGCCGCCACGGTGACCCGCATCCCCTCGGGTCAGCCCTTGGTGGCGATGACCTTTGACGATGGACCGCACCCTAGTTTGACACCGCTTTTGTTGGATATGCTGGCGGCACGCGGCATCCGGGCGACATTCTACGTGATTGGGCGAAACGCGGAACGCCACCCGCAGATCCTGCAACGGATGGTGGACGAGGGCCACGAGGTCGGCAACCACACCTGGTCCCACCCCAATCTGCACGGCTATTCCGATGCCGCTTTGCTGTCCCAGATAGACCGCACCAGTCGCGCGGTTTTTGACGCGGTGGGGCGGTCACCGGTCACGATGCGGCCCCCTTATGGCAATCTTTATGCGCGCCAAAGGCTGCTGCTGTACCATCAACGCGGGATGCCGACGATCTTATGGTCGGTCGATCCGTTGGATTGGCAGCGTCCCGGCTCTAGCATCGTGGCGCAGCGGATCGTGGGCAATTGCCACAGGGGCGCGGTGATCCTGGCCCACGACATCCATCGCGCCACGGTCAGGGCGATGCCGCAGGCCTTGGACGGCATCATCGGGCGCGGCTATCGGTTCGTCACCATGTCCGAGCTGATCGGCTGGCCCAGGTGGGATCGGCGCCGTTTCCGGTTGCTGGACGCGACCGCTTAA